One genomic region from Gloeocapsopsis sp. IPPAS B-1203 encodes:
- a CDS encoding SDR family oxidoreductase, producing MARLNNKTAVITGGTTGIGFETAKQFVVEGARVIITGQNEERLQSAAKELGVIPIRADVRSLHDLNALAAQVKAEFGGLDILFANAGIGLFAPLDVIDEVFYDDQFDINVKGVFFTVQKLAELLNEGASVILNASAVSEKGAAMGSVYFATKAAVRSLARTLAAELASRKIRVNALSPGFVPTNFQNKMGLAPEVLNSFENYIKQSAPLKRFGAAEEIALSAVFLASDESSYMTAADLVVDGGFMNV from the coding sequence ATGGCACGCTTGAACAACAAAACAGCGGTTATTACAGGTGGAACAACAGGAATCGGGTTTGAAACTGCCAAACAGTTTGTCGTAGAAGGCGCACGGGTCATTATTACTGGACAGAATGAAGAACGTCTGCAATCCGCAGCAAAGGAACTTGGAGTTATTCCGATCCGTGCAGATGTGCGATCGCTGCACGATCTCAACGCGCTAGCAGCACAGGTAAAAGCAGAATTTGGTGGTCTTGATATTCTGTTTGCCAATGCAGGCATCGGCTTGTTTGCGCCACTAGATGTCATAGACGAAGTGTTCTACGACGATCAATTTGATATTAACGTCAAAGGTGTATTTTTCACAGTGCAAAAACTTGCAGAATTACTGAATGAAGGGGCAAGCGTCATCTTGAATGCATCAGCAGTAAGTGAGAAAGGTGCGGCTATGGGTAGTGTATACTTTGCAACAAAAGCAGCAGTGCGATCGTTGGCTCGAACCCTGGCGGCTGAATTGGCATCTCGCAAGATACGCGTGAATGCTCTTAGCCCTGGCTTTGTACCAACTAATTTTCAAAACAAAATGGGACTAGCACCTGAGGTACTCAACAGCTTTGAAAACTACATTAAGCAATCTGCCCCTCTAAAACGGTTTGGTGCAGCGGAGGAGATTGCTCTTAGTGCCGTTTTCCTTGCCAGTGATGAGTCTTCCTACATGACAGCAGCAGATCTAGTTGTTGATGGTGGCTTTATGAACGTTTGA
- a CDS encoding TetR/AcrR family transcriptional regulator has product MSRGPEKQFDPEVALARAMEVFWARGYEAASLSELLEHMRIGKKSLYDTFGNKQSLFLKALDYYAQTEVQSIRDQLLVAGSPLANLEQVLQNLQQRHSLPRSRGCMLGTNIADFDTDDIEIASVLCYHLQRLEDAYCTVIDRAQKAGEISLAVNSRNVARMLLCTTQGMALLGRVVEDEKLLQSTIEATVMLLKMV; this is encoded by the coding sequence ATGAGCCGAGGACCCGAGAAACAATTCGATCCTGAAGTTGCCCTCGCAAGGGCAATGGAAGTGTTTTGGGCACGAGGATACGAGGCGGCTAGCCTTTCCGAACTGCTTGAACACATGAGAATCGGTAAAAAGAGCCTCTATGACACGTTTGGCAACAAGCAATCGCTTTTCCTCAAGGCATTAGACTACTATGCTCAAACAGAGGTGCAATCAATTCGAGATCAGCTTTTGGTTGCGGGTTCGCCCCTGGCAAACCTTGAGCAAGTCCTACAAAATTTGCAGCAACGACATTCATTACCCAGAAGTCGAGGTTGTATGTTAGGTACAAACATTGCTGATTTTGACACAGATGATATAGAGATTGCATCGGTTTTGTGTTACCACCTCCAAAGGTTGGAAGATGCCTATTGTACCGTTATTGATCGTGCTCAAAAAGCAGGTGAAATCAGTTTAGCCGTTAACTCCCGCAACGTTGCTCGTATGCTGCTTTGCACCACTCAAGGGATGGCTTTGCTAGGTCGAGTCGTGGAAGACGAAAAGCTTTTGCAGAGTACTATAGAGGCAACAGTAATGCTGCTCAAAATGGTCTAA
- a CDS encoding alpha/beta hydrolase, with product MSLFCLVHGAFQGAWCWDLLIPYLEAQGHKTVAMDLPIENASTTLSQFADTVVQVLPKTDDDIVLVGHSMAGTIIPLVAEVVKVRQLVFVAALIPHPGVSTLDQLSHHLGSDALKSLNYQPKDPIMLEQFHDEPDIFEPASVGKDFSDAAVLRDFFYSDCQPDVVQWAIAKSRSQQSLAYIFEKNPLQALSAVECKYIVCTNDRIISPTWSHYAARKRLGVDAVELASGHCPHLSHPDFLASVLTND from the coding sequence ATGAGTCTTTTTTGTCTCGTTCACGGAGCCTTCCAAGGCGCTTGGTGTTGGGATTTGCTAATTCCCTACCTAGAAGCACAAGGTCACAAAACTGTGGCAATGGATTTGCCAATTGAAAATGCATCTACAACTCTGTCTCAATTTGCCGATACAGTCGTGCAAGTGCTGCCAAAAACTGACGATGATATTGTGCTAGTTGGTCACTCGATGGCTGGTACGATTATTCCCCTGGTTGCTGAAGTAGTAAAGGTGCGTCAACTCGTATTTGTAGCCGCGTTGATTCCACATCCTGGAGTCAGTACACTCGACCAACTTTCGCATCATCTTGGTTCTGATGCGCTCAAATCACTCAATTACCAGCCAAAAGACCCAATTATGCTCGAACAATTTCATGATGAGCCTGATATTTTTGAACCTGCTTCTGTAGGGAAAGACTTTTCAGACGCAGCAGTATTAAGGGACTTTTTCTATTCTGATTGTCAACCGGATGTAGTACAGTGGGCGATCGCGAAAAGTCGTTCGCAACAATCTCTGGCATATATTTTTGAAAAAAATCCTCTCCAAGCTTTGTCTGCGGTTGAGTGTAAATATATTGTTTGTACCAATGATCGCATCATATCTCCTACATGGTCACACTACGCTGCACGCAAGCGCTTAGGAGTTGATGCGGTTGAGTTAGCTTCTGGACATTGTCCGCATCTGTCTCATCCTGATTTTCTAGCTTCAGTATTAACAAATGATTGA
- a CDS encoding DUF3574 domain-containing protein, which produces MLALRKSFSALFITSLLFTGSVAALPEARAQLPEAPADSLSRTNLLLQDELYFGRSRPGGIVSEEQFQRFLRNVVTPRFPDGLTVFDASGQFRGSNGTIVREPTKVLILIYPNSPAKRRAIEEIISLYKTQFQQESVLRVTSVPVRVGF; this is translated from the coding sequence ATGCTCGCTTTACGAAAAAGTTTTAGCGCTCTTTTTATCACTAGCCTGCTGTTTACAGGCTCGGTGGCTGCATTACCGGAAGCCCGCGCCCAACTTCCAGAAGCACCAGCAGATAGCTTGAGCCGCACCAATCTTTTGCTGCAAGATGAGTTATATTTTGGCAGATCTCGACCAGGCGGAATTGTCTCTGAGGAACAATTTCAAAGATTTCTGCGCAATGTCGTCACGCCGCGTTTTCCTGATGGATTGACTGTCTTCGATGCAAGCGGACAATTTCGCGGAAGTAATGGAACCATCGTTCGAGAACCAACAAAGGTCTTAATTTTGATTTATCCGAATAGCCCTGCAAAAAGACGCGCAATTGAGGAAATTATTAGCCTGTACAAGACGCAGTTTCAACAAGAATCAGTTTTGCGTGTGACAAGCGTACCAGTACGAGTTGGTTTTTGA
- a CDS encoding calcium-binding protein, with protein sequence MATILGTNGDDNNLFGGNDLVGTTGNDDIFGFAGNDELIGDLGDDFLSGGVGNDILNGGAGTDFLDGGSGNDSLFGGDIGINVPSNILNGGNGNDSLRGGDGDDSLFGGAGNDTLSGVFGVDSLIGGAGNDVYDVFERNNVDTIVEAANGGIDTVESDDSFTLPDNVENLVLKFESGLIGTGNELNNNMTSTIINVILSGLGGNDSLNGGLGNDILSGGDGNDLLIGGSGSDRLLGGAGADRFRFNASNEGIDLITDFVAVDDFIQVSAAGFGGGLNAGAIASGQFRLGSSAADANDRFIYNNNGALFFDSDGTGAALQVQIATLVGIPTLSAVDIVVI encoded by the coding sequence ATGGCAACAATTCTTGGTACTAACGGGGATGACAACAACCTTTTTGGCGGAAATGATCTCGTAGGAACGACCGGAAACGATGATATCTTTGGCTTTGCTGGCAATGATGAATTAATTGGCGATCTCGGCGATGACTTTCTTTCAGGTGGAGTGGGTAACGACATCCTCAATGGAGGGGCGGGAACTGACTTCCTTGATGGAGGTTCGGGTAACGACTCCCTCTTTGGCGGAGATATTGGGATTAATGTTCCCAGTAACATTCTCAACGGAGGTAATGGCAATGACTCCCTCCGTGGGGGAGATGGCGATGACTCGCTCTTCGGTGGTGCGGGTAATGACACGCTCTCTGGTGTTTTTGGTGTTGACAGCCTTATAGGTGGCGCAGGTAATGACGTCTATGATGTCTTTGAGCGTAATAATGTTGACACAATCGTCGAGGCTGCCAATGGTGGTATTGATACCGTCGAGTCGGATGACAGTTTTACGCTGCCTGACAATGTAGAGAACTTGGTACTCAAGTTTGAAAGTGGACTCATTGGCACGGGCAATGAACTCAACAACAATATGACATCCACGATTATCAATGTCATCCTCAGCGGGTTAGGAGGTAATGACTCGCTTAATGGAGGTTTGGGCAATGACATCCTCTCTGGAGGAGACGGTAACGATCTATTAATTGGAGGATCTGGGAGCGATCGCCTACTCGGAGGTGCAGGTGCAGACCGCTTTCGTTTCAATGCCTCGAATGAAGGAATTGATTTGATTACAGACTTCGTCGCTGTGGATGATTTTATTCAGGTTTCTGCTGCTGGTTTTGGCGGTGGGCTAAATGCAGGTGCGATCGCATCTGGTCAATTCCGCCTTGGTTCCTCTGCGGCTGATGCTAATGACCGATTCATTTACAACAACAATGGAGCGCTGTTTTTTGACTCTGATGGTACAGGTGCAGCGCTTCAAGTCCAAATTGCAACGCTTGTTGGAATTCCAACTCTTAGCGCTGTAGATATTGTTGTTATTTAA
- a CDS encoding calcium-binding protein, translating to MAIISGNPTNGNDVIVADGANDIIDALAGSDRVDGGGGNDALLGNTGNDSLFGNTGNDTLLGNTGNDVLRGGLGNDILDGGEGIDRVTESGDATIRLNNTSLRVGNETDTLSNVETATLTGGAGNNSISAFEFTLGSVTLNGLAGNDQLRGGTRDDTLNGGTGNDLLDGQAGDDVLNGGDGNDNLEGEAGNDTLNGGAGIDRVTEFSDFNLTLTNTALVGEGVDQLNSIETALLRGGNNGTVVDASQFTLGSVDIGGGNGNDLLFGGSGNDELDAGSSGSDTLRGGLGNDTYEITGFNDIVIENPGAGIDIVESDGSFTLGANVENLDLKGFDAVNGTGNELNNFIDGNRANNTLNGGVGNDTLKGSQGDDVLIGGNGNDQFLFSTGQAFRFDDLGVDTITNFGVGSDKIVLSKTTFDTLFSGAGGTLNPSEFEVVDSFSEQFSSNAKITYNSVRGNLCFNRNGSVVVGGDAEGNIIADLNPSNTFGGSPNISAADILIVA from the coding sequence ATGGCAATTATTTCAGGCAACCCAACCAACGGAAACGATGTCATCGTTGCGGATGGAGCTAACGACATTATTGATGCACTTGCAGGCAGCGATCGCGTCGATGGTGGCGGTGGTAATGATGCTCTGCTCGGCAACACAGGTAATGATAGTTTGTTCGGTAACACAGGTAACGATACTCTTCTAGGAAATACAGGTAACGACGTTCTCAGGGGTGGATTAGGCAATGACATTCTCGATGGTGGAGAGGGCATTGATCGCGTTACTGAGTCCGGTGATGCGACTATCCGCCTGAACAACACCAGTTTAAGAGTCGGTAATGAAACTGATACACTCAGCAACGTTGAAACGGCAACACTCACTGGAGGTGCAGGTAATAACTCAATTAGTGCCTTTGAATTCACCCTTGGATCGGTAACTCTCAATGGCTTAGCTGGCAACGATCAACTCAGAGGTGGTACTCGCGATGACACGCTCAATGGTGGAACTGGCAACGATCTTCTTGATGGTCAAGCTGGCGATGATGTCCTCAACGGTGGTGATGGCAATGATAACTTAGAGGGCGAGGCTGGCAATGACACATTAAATGGTGGCGCGGGTATTGACCGAGTTACTGAGTTCAGCGATTTCAACCTCACTTTAACCAATACTGCTTTAGTGGGTGAGGGTGTCGATCAATTAAATAGTATTGAAACCGCGTTACTACGTGGTGGTAACAATGGCACTGTTGTTGATGCTTCTCAATTCACCTTGGGATCTGTTGATATTGGCGGTGGAAATGGCAACGATCTCCTCTTTGGTGGCAGTGGTAATGACGAACTTGATGCGGGTTCATCAGGCTCCGACACGCTTAGAGGTGGTTTAGGCAATGATACTTACGAAATCACTGGCTTTAATGATATCGTCATTGAGAATCCTGGGGCTGGCATCGATATCGTTGAGTCTGACGGCAGCTTTACGCTGGGAGCCAACGTAGAAAACTTGGATCTCAAAGGTTTTGACGCTGTTAACGGTACAGGTAATGAGCTTAATAACTTTATTGATGGCAACCGAGCTAATAATACGCTCAACGGAGGAGTTGGCAATGACACTCTCAAAGGCAGTCAAGGCGATGATGTCTTGATTGGCGGTAATGGTAACGATCAATTCCTCTTCAGCACAGGTCAAGCTTTTAGATTTGACGATCTTGGTGTAGATACCATTACAAACTTTGGTGTGGGTAGCGACAAGATTGTTTTATCCAAAACCACATTTGACACGCTCTTTAGTGGTGCAGGCGGTACTTTGAATCCGTCTGAGTTTGAGGTTGTCGATAGCTTCTCTGAACAGTTCTCCAGTAATGCCAAGATTACCTATAACTCGGTCAGAGGCAACTTATGTTTTAACCGCAACGGCTCAGTCGTTGTCGGCGGCGATGCGGAAGGGAATATCATTGCCGACCTCAATCCTAGCAATACTTTTGGCGGCTCTCCTAATATCAGTGCCGCAGATATCCTAATTGTTGCTTAA
- a CDS encoding calcium-binding protein: MAIIIGSPTDSSDNIVADAANDNIDALAGNDTVAGGAGNDTLLGNTGADVLIGGAGNDSIDGGSGIDRVVAEQADVNYTITDTSLTGNGTDQLNSIENATLFTLGGNNFIDASAFSGSIYSFTGHGNDTILGGAGNDAISGQSGDDSIDGGGGFDLYFESGDVNFFLTNNSLTGQGTDSLTSIERVVLTGGASSNIMNASSFTGSVSLTGRGGNDILDGGTGNDILNGGDGNDFFSGRGGNDTFDGGAGIDTLIESRNGNFTLTDTSLIGNGTDTLSSIDRVTLTTATGNDIINASSFTGTVNLFGGGGNDILAGGAGGDSLNGGDGDDGLNDNGASNDTLDGGAGFDVLNQSGNVNFTLTDTSLIGNGTDTLSGIEFVRLEGGSSANSLNARDFTRGDVRLLGLGGDDVLIGGTRNDLLEGGDGNDNFGGGLGNDIFNGGANFDTLFESGDVNFTLTSNSLIGIGTDSINSIERVELVGGFSSNIINASGFLGSVRLAGGGGNDFLAGGEGNDYIAGSPTDPGGARGNDRLFGGDGNDILDGQGGNDTLIGGDAIDTQSDFDRLAGFVGADTFVLSDGNVSHYQGAGFAVIEDYRFLDGDLIDLAGSRDQYNLILGNTQGGSGIDTFIHLKSNGDLIAIAADANLIEASVFI, translated from the coding sequence ATGGCAATTATTATAGGCAGCCCCACTGATAGTAGCGACAATATTGTTGCAGATGCAGCTAACGACAACATAGACGCCCTCGCAGGTAACGATACCGTTGCCGGTGGTGCAGGTAATGATACTCTCCTTGGTAATACTGGTGCTGATGTTCTCATTGGTGGAGCAGGTAATGATTCCATCGATGGTGGTAGTGGTATTGACCGAGTTGTTGCTGAGCAAGCCGATGTTAACTACACTATTACCGACACTAGCCTGACTGGTAATGGCACAGATCAACTCAATTCAATTGAGAACGCAACGCTATTTACTTTAGGTGGCAATAACTTCATCGATGCGTCTGCTTTCAGTGGCTCGATTTACTCTTTTACTGGACACGGTAACGACACAATTCTTGGTGGTGCAGGCAATGATGCAATTTCTGGTCAAAGTGGCGATGACTCAATCGATGGTGGCGGTGGTTTTGATCTGTATTTTGAGTCGGGTGATGTTAACTTCTTCTTGACTAACAATAGCCTAACAGGTCAAGGCACTGATAGCCTCACCTCGATTGAAAGAGTAGTGCTGACAGGTGGTGCTAGTAGTAATATCATGAATGCTTCTAGTTTCACTGGTTCAGTGTCGCTCACCGGTAGAGGTGGCAATGACATCCTCGATGGAGGAACGGGTAACGATATCCTGAATGGCGGAGATGGCAACGACTTCTTTTCTGGTAGAGGCGGTAACGATACCTTTGATGGTGGTGCTGGCATTGACACATTAATTGAGTCGCGCAACGGAAACTTCACTCTGACCGATACTAGCTTGATAGGTAATGGTACAGATACTTTAAGTAGCATTGATCGCGTCACGCTAACCACTGCCACTGGTAATGACATCATTAATGCATCGAGTTTTACAGGAACTGTCAACTTGTTTGGTGGTGGAGGAAATGACATCCTCGCTGGAGGAGCAGGTGGCGACAGTCTTAACGGTGGAGACGGCGATGACGGTTTGAACGACAACGGAGCTAGTAACGATACTCTTGATGGTGGTGCTGGCTTTGATGTGCTGAATCAGTCAGGTAATGTCAATTTTACCTTGACCGATACCAGCTTAATAGGTAATGGCACAGATACCCTGAGCGGAATTGAATTTGTGCGACTAGAAGGCGGTTCTAGTGCTAACTCTCTCAATGCTAGGGATTTTACACGTGGAGATGTCAGACTTTTGGGTTTAGGAGGTGATGACGTTCTTATTGGCGGTACACGCAACGATCTCTTAGAAGGCGGCGATGGTAATGACAACTTCGGAGGTGGATTAGGCAATGACATCTTCAACGGTGGAGCTAACTTTGACACACTTTTTGAGTCGGGTGATGTCAACTTTACCCTAACTAGCAATAGCCTAATAGGTATTGGCACTGATAGCATTAACTCGATTGAGAGAGTAGAGCTGGTAGGTGGTTTTAGTAGTAACATCATCAATGCTTCTGGCTTCCTGGGATCTGTCAGGCTAGCGGGTGGAGGTGGCAATGATTTCCTCGCAGGAGGAGAAGGTAATGACTACATCGCTGGTAGTCCCACCGATCCTGGTGGTGCAAGAGGTAATGACCGCCTTTTTGGTGGAGATGGTAATGATATCCTGGATGGTCAGGGTGGCAACGATACTCTCATTGGTGGAGACGCTATTGACACTCAATCTGACTTCGATAGGCTTGCAGGCTTTGTTGGTGCTGATACTTTTGTCCTGAGTGACGGGAATGTGAGTCATTACCAGGGAGCGGGCTTTGCAGTAATTGAAGATTACCGATTTTTGGACGGGGATTTAATTGACTTGGCAGGCTCTCGCGACCAATACAACTTGATACTAGGAAATACTCAAGGTGGCTCAGGTATAGATACCTTTATTCACTTAAAGTCCAATGGCGATCTAATTGCGATTGCTGCCGATGCCAATTTAATTGAAGCTAGTGTCTTCATCTAG
- a CDS encoding DUF2993 domain-containing protein — MGSQKTEFEAEHSSHSKQSQIITKVLSPAVRLLLRSQVQQVAHLDVQISGGDRQILSGYIPQVSISAQNAVYQGLYLTQLKIAGNNIKTNLGGVLRGQPLRLLEPIPVFGEVRLDESDLNASLKSPLLAEALTTILKSFLTENSITHQAVHWEQVILSNDRLTINGIMESDRQMPLMLNTRLELIDGQTLALKELQIHSDTELFDIDHFQIDLGSEVAIETLTLTSGQLMCCGRINVLP, encoded by the coding sequence GTGGGGAGTCAAAAGACAGAATTTGAAGCGGAACATAGTAGCCATTCTAAACAAAGTCAGATCATCACCAAAGTGTTGTCACCTGCTGTACGCCTATTGCTGAGATCGCAAGTTCAGCAGGTCGCGCATCTCGATGTTCAGATTTCAGGAGGCGATCGCCAAATTCTCTCAGGTTATATTCCCCAAGTATCTATTTCGGCGCAAAACGCAGTTTATCAAGGACTTTATCTTACCCAACTAAAAATCGCAGGCAACAATATTAAAACAAATCTGGGCGGAGTATTGCGCGGTCAACCATTACGATTACTCGAACCTATACCAGTTTTCGGCGAAGTACGCTTGGATGAATCTGATTTGAATGCTTCCTTAAAGTCTCCCTTACTTGCAGAGGCGCTGACTACCATACTTAAATCGTTTCTTACAGAAAATAGCATTACACATCAAGCAGTTCACTGGGAGCAAGTCATTCTCAGTAATGATCGCCTAACAATCAACGGCATAATGGAGAGCGATCGCCAAATGCCACTCATGCTGAACACGCGATTAGAATTAATTGATGGTCAAACATTAGCGTTAAAAGAACTACAAATTCATTCCGACACAGAACTATTTGATATCGATCATTTTCAGATCGATCTCGGCTCAGAAGTTGCAATTGAGACATTGACTTTAACTTCAGGTCAACTAATGTGTTGTGGTCGCATCAATGTTCTTCCTTAA
- a CDS encoding pseudouridine synthase codes for MEERIQKILSQWGVASRRQAEEMIRLGRVQCNGKVIELGQKADPQVDAITVDGKLIQLRSRPQPVYLLLNKPAGVISTRHDPQGRRTVMDLLSPELRVGQGIHPVGRLDADSTGALLLTNDGDLTLALTHPRHNITKTYHVWVEGHPPPTVLQQWRRGIILDGRRTRPAKVSAIAQNKTHTCLEVILQEGRNRQIRRIAQALGYPVHRLQRTAIGLIRLQPPPLSEGCYRPLKDFELQFLRDQIDRLRVEESGAIKE; via the coding sequence ATGGAGGAAAGAATTCAAAAAATTCTCTCCCAGTGGGGTGTTGCGTCACGGCGACAAGCAGAAGAGATGATTCGGCTGGGACGGGTGCAGTGCAATGGAAAAGTCATTGAGTTAGGACAAAAAGCCGATCCTCAGGTTGATGCAATTACAGTTGATGGCAAGCTGATCCAACTGCGATCGCGTCCGCAACCAGTTTATCTCTTACTCAACAAACCAGCTGGAGTTATTTCTACTCGTCACGATCCCCAAGGACGCCGCACTGTTATGGATCTCCTGTCACCAGAATTACGTGTCGGTCAAGGTATTCATCCTGTTGGACGTTTGGATGCAGATTCTACAGGAGCATTACTCCTGACCAATGATGGAGACTTGACACTAGCACTCACTCATCCCAGACATAATATTACGAAAACTTATCATGTTTGGGTAGAAGGTCATCCACCACCAACAGTGTTACAACAATGGCGTCGCGGCATAATTTTGGATGGTCGTAGAACTCGACCAGCTAAGGTCAGTGCGATCGCTCAAAACAAAACACATACTTGCTTAGAGGTTATTCTCCAAGAAGGAAGAAATCGTCAAATCCGACGTATTGCTCAAGCTTTAGGATATCCCGTACATCGGTTACAGCGAACGGCGATTGGCTTGATTCGATTACAACCGCCACCCTTATCTGAGGGTTGCTATCGTCCCTTAAAAGACTTTGAACTGCAATTTTTGCGGGATCAAATAGACCGTCTACGTGTTGAAGAATCAGGTGCAATCAAGGAGTGA
- a CDS encoding RodZ domain-containing protein — MKWCRKKIEIEPSLEQRKVEKLLEIGAQLHQARQAQALSLEAAEAKTMIQRHLLRAIEAGCLEELPEPIYIQSYIKQYANALGLDGAELSSNFPREDQQLQFKPSVRILPAAQLRPVHLYLLYLFVVFWAVNALSHTLTRGEMQASNLQTKKQLSSTQIQQSDIKSISTVENTENGKPVRVSVTLKAQSWLRITADGKTEFEGTLPQGTQRSWEAQEELTLRTENAGGVLVQFNQEKAKQIGNPGQMQEVTFAANRRL, encoded by the coding sequence ATGAAGTGGTGTAGGAAAAAGATTGAGATTGAACCTTCGCTCGAACAAAGAAAAGTAGAAAAATTACTAGAAATTGGTGCGCAACTACATCAAGCTCGTCAAGCCCAAGCTTTATCCTTGGAAGCAGCAGAAGCAAAAACTATGATTCAACGGCATCTGCTGCGGGCGATTGAAGCAGGTTGTTTGGAAGAACTTCCAGAACCAATTTATATTCAGAGTTATATTAAACAATATGCTAATGCACTCGGTTTAGATGGAGCTGAGTTGTCTAGCAACTTTCCTAGAGAAGATCAGCAATTGCAGTTTAAACCCTCAGTACGAATCTTACCAGCAGCGCAGTTAAGACCAGTTCATCTTTACTTGTTATATTTATTTGTTGTTTTCTGGGCGGTAAATGCTTTGTCTCACACATTAACTCGTGGAGAAATGCAAGCGAGTAATCTTCAAACTAAAAAGCAGTTATCATCTACACAAATACAGCAATCAGATATAAAGTCTATCAGCACTGTCGAGAATACTGAGAACGGTAAACCAGTGAGAGTTAGTGTAACTTTGAAAGCACAATCGTGGTTGCGGATTACTGCTGATGGGAAAACTGAGTTTGAAGGGACTTTACCTCAAGGAACTCAACGTTCTTGGGAAGCCCAAGAAGAACTTACACTCAGAACAGAAAATGCAGGCGGCGTGTTAGTACAGTTTAACCAGGAAAAAGCCAAGCAAATAGGCAATCCTGGTCAAATGCAAGAAGTTACCTTCGCAGCAAATCGGCGACTTTGA